CGCTGATCTTCTTCTCAACTTTTAAGTGAAGTGAACCTGAAGCTGCCAAACAttttatacgtgtgttttttTAGACATCCGTTTGAAACTAACATAGAAAATCCAGAACACTGCCGACTGCATGAGGATTAATCCCATTACAACATTTATCCATACACTATCCAGCCCCCTAGaaactcttttaaaaataaaaaagaaatctatTCAAAGCCTAGAAAATATCGACCGATCTTGTTCAACTTTCTTAAAGATGCATAAAGTGACTTTGACATATAttacatatgtgtgtacatatattctaTTCTTGTATCGTACCTTACATGTTCATAATATATACAACGTAATACAGTGAATCTCGGATGCTTTAACAATCCCCTTTCAACGCGTCACTTGTCCGCCACGCTCAGTCTCTTGGACTTTATGAACGCCATCCCGTGAGTCCTCATGTGAGTGTTCAGGTTCCCCTCGGTTTCAAACATACTCCCGCACACTTTGCATTTGGTACTCGGTGTCCCGTCTGCAACGTCCAGCTGGTTCTCCCGCCGACTCTCGTCGTCGTCCTTGCCCCTTCCGGCGTAGCGGCCGAGGCCCTGCGGCTCCTTCAGCCGGTGGACGATGAAGAGGTGTCGGGACAGCGAGCGGCGGGAGGTGAAGCACGGGCCGCACTCCGGACACTGGTGGGACGAGCCGTCGGACTTGTGCTGGGGAATGTGCTCGTGGAAAGCCGCGGTGTCCTCGGTGGCGAAGCCGCAGACGGCACACTTGTGGACTTTGAGGATGTTCACCTTGAGCCTCTTCAACGGCTGCGAGTCGGTGCCCCTGGAGTTCAGGCCCGGAGACCCTTCTTCCTCTGCTTGCTTCCTCTTGGGGCTGAGGGTCTGGAGAGGAGGGTAACAtcaggaactagaacgggcactcggtagagcgcataccttcgcatatcacaagattgggcattgaattatgaacatgttggcattagttgcatgccaattggatataaattaaccgcgctatggtaaaaagaagatgttgaccttttcatgaccttgaccatgacctttgacccgatcgatcccaaaatctaatcaaatggtccccggataataaccaatcatcccaccaaatttcatgcgattcaagaagatgttgacctttttcatgaccttgacctttgacccgatcgatcccaaaatctaatcaaatggtccccggataataaccaatcatcccaccaaatgtcatgcgattcggttaaatacttttttacttatgcgaataacacgcatacaaataaataaataaataaatacatggcgatcaaaacattaccttctgcattttcaatgcgaaggtaataaataaataaatagacggcgatcaaaacataaccttccgcattttcaatgcgaaggtaataatgagaGCTCCATGAAGATCACGTGTCGGTCAAAAAGATGAACCGCGACCTCATAAATGCATGTCTGTCAATGTGTGCCACCGTACCGTGTCCTTGTCAGGGGGCGCCTCCATGTGATCGGAGTTCACAGGCTTCCCACCTGGGTCCTTGACTCCATGCATCAAACGGATGTGCTGATCCAGCAGCACTCTTTTAGTGAACGGCGGTCTGAGAGCTGGACAGTGCCTATCACAATACAAGAAAATAGAAAGTTAAACCCCTTTTAATGATGATTTCTGGATTTCTGCCTTCTGTTGTGTGAATACATCCAATCTGAGTGAGTCAGCGAGTGTGCTAATCAGCTCATCTCGTATTCTCCTGCAGAAAACTGAATATTATTTTGTGTGCACAATAGCAAAAcaggagtttgcatgttctccccgtggcggcgtgggttccctctgggttctccagcttcctcccacagtccaaagacatgcagtcaggttaattgatctctaaattgcccatagggaACCTatggtcgggaacctatggctcttccggtgacggcatatggctcccagacaattttgagtaaaaataaaaaataaaatctccgcccgcccccctgtaatcttctctatcgcgccagattacagcagaagtaatttaaggtccattttcttaaagagcacgtctttgttcttttattaaactaaacgtctgttattgatcgtattttatattttactttgtatacttctatatctttcatccctgttttttatattttatattttattttttattcttgtgtgtttagtttattggtgctgctactgttacaacaaatttccccttggggattaataaagtatatatctatctatctatctatccacacaacagcatgtcacttctgtctctacgtgtcgcgttattaatttattatacgttcaaaatactatatggctctcaatgaaatatatttagaaatatctggctctcccagtcaaaaaggttcctgacccctgcgcTAACGGAACGATACTCGCACAGCTGAATGCACTGCCACCGCTCAGCCACCGAGACACAATAACAAGTGTTTTATGACATTGTTCTTCAACTTCACCATCAGAGGCGTGTTGTAGACTAAAAAGACGTAAGGCCTGACTCCCGAAGACTCGGTTACGGCCGCGAGAGGAGCGCCAGTACAAGTAGAGTGAGATCCCAGCATATCTGCGCCACACAGCAGTGGTTGTTAACCATGGCAACCGTGATGCTCAATATCTCCTCAccaggatttttcttttttatttcctgAGCCTAAAAAACCCCTGAACCaataacttgtgtgtgtgtcgttctgGAGGAAAACCACAGTGACCGTGACCACTCACGGGCAGCTGTAGACCTTCCGCTGTCCCTTGTGTTTCAGGCGGTTGTGTCTGCACAGACTGTGGGAGGAGCTGAAGGACTTCTCGCACTGCCGACATGGGTGTTTCTTCAGTATCTGCAATGGAAGAATGCATaatgtctttttaaatatagaCATTCATGGAATTTACtaataatcattagttgcagtATTATATAGGATGTTTAATAAATAGCGTTGACTCAATCAAATACATCTGTAAAATGCTGCTTACACCTCGTTGTATTTAAGGatataatgcacaatatgacttttacttttgatcTTTTAAGTACAATTTTCTAACCAtacttgtgcttttatttcaggaacattattaatatatatatatatatatttatatttatatatgtatatatgtatatatatgtatttatatatttatatatatatatatatttatatatatatatttatatatatatatttatatatatttatatatatatatttatatatatgtatttatatatatgtatttatatatatgtatttatatatatatatatgtatttatatatgtatttatgtatttatatatttatatttatatatatatatatacatttatatatatatatattgtttagtATTTGTAAAGTGTGGTGTTAGTCATTTTACTGTAGTAAATGATAATGGTAATGATGCATTTGGAAAGATAATGGTCGTTGACCTTCACCTTTCCATGTTGGCGCCTCATGTGAGCCACAAACACCTCCCTGGAGCCCAGCAGACTGCTGCAGTCCCCACATGTGTATCCGGAGCTCGGCGGGTTCTTGAGGGCCACTGAGCCGTTGCTGTTGGCTTTCTTTAGAGGCGAAGGCTTCTTTTCTCCCTGGTCTTGACCTTTGTCACTTCCTCCatctttgttgttattattcttACTGGGGCTGTTGGTGCTATTGGAGTTAGTGGGCTTGGTGCTGAGAGGAAGGTTGATGCCCAAGTTTGGTGGACCTTCGATGGTCTTCAGGGTCCCGTGGATGGCCTGGAAAGGATCCACAGATGCAGATTGAATTATAACAATTACAAATACATCAATAAAGCACTGCTTTGTGAAAAAAGTATAGACTAATTTAAAGAAAGTTGTACTCATAACCGGCCTCAAAAATATGAACAAAGATAGTATTGTGGTATATATGGTGCCACACATCCTTAAGTCACAGCGTGAGGTTTGATTTTAAAATGGATCAGAAGTTAAAAACATGCATACATAAAAGGGGAATGTTATTGTAAAGCATCCCCAAAATAACTGCTGATTAATCCCACCTTGATGTGGTCCAACATGAGCTGCTTCTGTGCGTAGTGAGCGGAGCAGTCGGGGCATTTGAACACGGGAACTTTCCAATTCACGATGTGCTGGTCGAAATGCGAGTGGAGCAGGGACTGCAGAGTGAACACGGTATCACACATGGAACACTTGTAGATCAACCTGGAAGACAAAACGACAACGTGTATATTTACTGCAATATGCGCACATCTatatttaaagaagaaaaaaaaagctttttgttttcaaaatgtTATCTTATCTTCACATATATTTCACATGCAGCTGTTGAATATTCACTTGCAACCATATATAGATGGTTTGATATTGTTTCTAAAGCGTTAATGCTACGTTTCTGAAATAGGTGATTTAGTACTGAATATTCCTTGTTTATGTTTAGCTTTGAGCTTGGGGCAATAGTAGGGCCTCGCCCAAATAATGCTCCAAGAACACCTGCTACTGAGCACCTGTGTCATCGGCGGGGCTGATGACGGAGTGCATGTGAATCAGTAAAAGGTTTCCATGTGGAAAAAGCAAATCCAAGTTAAGCCACCGTGTCTAAAACCCACAAATCCTACTACTCATGAAACAGcgaagatgttttttctttttttttaaagaatttgaCGTGGGTATCAGGTTATATTCTTGTGTGAAAGAAGGAATACGTAGATGTGAGTTGACAATTCTTCCTTCAAATAAAGCTGGTGTATTCTACGTGTTCTGCAtactatttgtattttatataagaTACAATTTTGAATGTAATTGAATTGTGTGTCTCTTAAAATGTACACTTACACACAGCAACAGGAAAAAACTTTGCTGAATTCTGTCtttaacacaatgtaaaactgaaatacatttggttcatatctataaatattatGCACCCACAGTGCTTTGGACCTACTTGGGCTCTCCGGTCTTCATTCCTGGATGCTGTGTGTTCACATGCGAGTGTGTTCCAGGTGCAGACTTGAAAGCCATCGGGCAGAGAGGACATTTATAGAAGAGCTCACAGTGAGAACTCTGGATGTGGGATTTTACGGTTGCAGCATCAGCAAAGACCACACTGCAGTGGATAcagctggagagaggaggaataaGAGGGGGCAAAAGTCAGATTTATATACAATTTTAACATGCAGAAAGTCTATTTAACTCATTCCTTGGACAgaagatcttttttttaatctttgcaTCGAGAGCGCGGAGAGTCAGGCAAgctgttatgctaagctaagctaacaaccTGTTAAGTGTGGTATCGATCCTCTCATCTAACTctgaaagaaacaaaataacTGAAAGTATCATCACCAGGCTGCAAAATATATAGAACtttggagattttaactttgagataaaaagttcattttaacaATATTTTGAAATGACTCATTCATGAATCATAATTTCAGATGGAAATCATCAGTTTGAATGGTTTGTATCTTGGGTTACTCCACATAGAAATCTAATTTCCCCCATTAGGTCAATTGTCAACTATATCCCTTTGGTATAGGATTGTCAAGCTGAGGCAAACCTAATACAGACATAATAACTGTAATTAGTGACATCGTAAGTGgcactttaaaagaaaaaagcaagAGACACTTGCTCTTATCGCCACTTGGAAAGGAAGAACACTGCTTAATGATAAACACCATGCATTTGTTTTCACATTTGAATTTCCCCAAGAAATCAAGGTCTTCAAAAAATATTCATACAttgtatacatcatatacattgAATATTAAAGACACCtctaaagaaaactaaaatgctaattaccttcgcattgaaaatgcggaagcttatgttttgatcgctgtgtatttatttatttatttgtatgcgtgttactcgcataactcaaaaagtgttaaaccgaatcgcatgaaatttggtgggatgattggttattatccggggaccatttgattagattttggaatcgatcgggccaaagctcaaggtcaaggtcatgaaaaggtcaaaatcttctttttaccatagcgaggtcaatttctatccaattggcatgcaactaataccaaaatgttcagaattcaatgcccaatcttgtgatatgcgaaggtatgcgctctaccgagtgcccgttctagttcataaTGTTATGATTTTAGTTAAGGTAGACTGACCGGTAGCCGACTCTACGGGTGTAATGCAGGCAGTTCTTTGTGACATGTGATTGGAAATGGACAGAGCGGCAGCTGGCCCCACACTCGGGGCAGATGTAAGGAGACTTGTGCTGGTGGATCCGCTGGTGTGACAGAAAGCTGCACTGATTTGGTAGAAGCATTTGGCAGATGGTGCATGTTTTCTGAAAAGAGCAGATACGAGGAAATCATCAATTGCATTTCATCATGGCACCGAAACCATTTCACCCAGAATATGTGGGGGTCGACTTTGCATGAAGCATTTTTTGCATTTTAGCAGTTTTTGTGGATCCAAGTTGTAGCTGTGATCCAACTGAGTCACGAATTATTGTCAATATGAAAGTTTATCGATAAAGTGGCTACCACCACTAAACATCTGAAATCCAATGGAACCACATTATGCTGCAGttcacacagtacacacacctGCCCGCTGGAATCTTGTGCCTGTTGGTGGTGCAAAGCAAGCAAGCTGGCATCCTGGAACATTTTGTTACACTCCAAGCACTTGAGGTTGTGCCTGCAGATCTTCGGCGCATCATCCTCCAAGGGCATGGCTGCAACCAGAGGAGCACTGCATGGAGCTGAAATCACCGTACTTTGGGATCCAGAACCAGCGACTCTCCCTGGGATTTGGGTGGCTGCTTGTGGTTGGGAGGTCGAGGTGGCGCTTGTGATGTTGGGTGGGTCTGGAGAGGGTGATGTGgttatcatctgatctgcggggATGGGTTTTAGGATTAGATGTGAACACTGCATGATGGCCCCTTTGTCCTTGTGGCCCCTGGCATGAGACAAGAGGCTGCATTTGTTGTAGAACAAAAGGCTTTCGGCGCAGTGGTTGCAGGTGACCTCGATCCGCACACTGCGACGCTCGAAGTGATGCGCCAGGCTCTTCTCGAGAGCAAACGAATCTCCACACTCCAGGCACTTGTAGCCACGTGAGGGGAGAGAGATACAAGCCGAGGTTGGTGGAGAGAGGTTTGGTACGTACACGGGGACAGGATTGATGCTACTCAGGACTTTGTTGAAGGCGTCCACGACGGAGCTTTGAGAGCTGTTGAACACTTGAATCCGAGAGACTTTCTTTGTGGCCCGGCCAGCGAGTATTGTGTGCTGTTTCATCTGCTGTGGTTGtttggaggaggacagggccttTTTGAGATCACTGACAGCAGAAGATACAATCTGAGGCAGAAAATTCAGCTTCCTAAGTTGCACCATCTTTGGCACACATTTGGCATTCGCCAGACGGGAGGCAGGTACCATGACTGTCTGTTGCTGCATGGCATGAGCAGCTTTTAAGATGGCACTGCTGGCACTTTGCATTGATGCAGCGGGGATGACCGTTGCTTTAACTGTGGTATTGTTGGCGAGTTTCAGTTTGATGATTTTGGAACCAGCTGCCTTGACTGCGGAGACGGGCAGGAAAGCCGTCGCCACAGGTTTAATAGTCATCTTCTTGGTTATTTCAATTGAAGGGCCTCCAGTGGTGGCTAATACGGTGATTGGCAGAGAGGGCATTGTGGGAGATGAGAACATTGCGCTGGTGGTTTCCATGACAGAAACACGACTCTCTCTTCTTTTCAGGCCTTCAGGACCGAACTCCGATGCAACTCGGGTGACCATACGCTTGATCTGCCCGGATGATGTCTTGATTGTTTTGATCCTGACTTTTGGGATGACTGGGGTGGTGTCCGTGCTTGAGGCAGGGGAACCTTTGCTGCTACCCTCGCTGATGACACTGGAGGGACTGTCTGGTTGTCTTGTTAGCAGCCTTTTTGCAAACTCGAGGGCTGACTCCTGCTCATGTGGTTTCTCTACAGCTCTGGGATTTGGATCGGCAGGGCTGGATTCGTTCTGTGTTGGAGGAGAATATGAAACGCCTACATCTGTAGGGTCAGCCTTTTTGGCACTGAGAGCTACTATGGCTGCTATACAAGATGAAAGTTTTGCAGACGTCTTGGCTGTGACTTGAGACATACTGGACTCATCGATGAGCCCCATTGGCTCTCCAGTCTCCATGCACTCCTGATCTTGAGACTTGAGGATTCTTTTCAGTATTTCCCCCTCAGGTAAACTTGATTGAGGGAGCTTGCTAGACTGGAAACATCCTAGAGTTCCATCGGTGTCCTTGTGTTGAACAGGTTTTCGGTCTCTGTTTGCTGTGGGCTTAGAAGCATTGTCTAATGATGCAGGAGATTTGGGATGCTGCTCCTCTGTCTTAGTAGTGCATATAAAGGTTGACTGGCATCCCTGCTTGTCCATAGGGTCATCAACCTCAAttgtatcatcatcatcatcaaactcTTCAGCGCTGGAGATGGGGCTGAATTGATTGAAGGTTGGTGAATGGTTATTAACAGACTGTGCTTCCTGAATGGGAGTGTTCCATCCATTTCTGGTGCATTGAGTATCTAGATGTATTGTGGCCAAGAAGCTATGATGAAGTCCATTGCCAATGTCAACAGAAGGGGATTGGGGATGGAAATGCCCATCCTCTGATATGGTTCCACCATGCTCCCTAGTGTCTGCCTTTCGGATGTTCTTGACGATGACACTGATGCCAACGTCAAGTCCTGTTGAGGGGTCGTGGGACTCGTCTTCACCACTAGTCACCCCACCACTGAGATGCTTGAGTCGTCCATCATGGTCAACATGGTCATCGTGGGACCCTGATTCAATAGCGGCTTTAGGATCCACCATGTCGGGGATgtcgaaggccgccagcaggtCATCAAAGTCTGGCGTCTTCATATCTCCCATGGTCATGCTCCTGTTTTGAGGAGATTACCTGGGGAACACAGAAGAAATGGTACAATAATTAGTAACGTAAGCCATATCTATACAACAGATTTGATCCACAACATGTGTTATTATAGTTCATCCGTCGTGATCTTGTGCTGAATCTTCCTTGCCGTTTTCATCTATTAGATTATGATATCTCTTGTGTGTGATGCTGATATTTGGGTTTTTAGGTAAAATAACAACCAATAATATCCATGGATCATAGTTTCCATAATAGAAAAGTTAATGGAGACATGAATTGTCTTTAAACGTCATGAACGACTGACTAATATCATCCTAAATCCATATTGGGTCCCAAATGAGGCCTCTTCTCATGATGACAGCGGCTTAATATTGATAGTAGaatttgtttattaatgtgAAATGTATGACATTCTGGAGGGCAATTATTGCAATTCTCTTTAAATGTGGAGGCTAAGGCCACAGTCATTTCATCATGAGTATTTTTTTGGGACATCTTAAATTGCAGAGGAACATTTTTAGAGTGTGGGCTATTTTGCTTTCATAACATGTCTTCTATCAGACtagtgaaaataaagcatccaaAATGCACAGTAAGGTTAATTTGACTACAGTTTACCTATTTTTTTATGTAGATTTAACCTAAATTGACCGATTAGCATTAAATATTATGTCATCTGATTATCATAACTTTTCAGAAAACTTGTAATACGAAAAAGGGTGGGTAGCCTTACATACACCACATCTATCAATTGTATTCATATATCGATGTTCTGAATTGATTTGTATGGCTATTGGAAGCTTTTTTGGCACTGATACAAAAAGATATCAAAATGTCCTGTTCTGGAAATATATGCACATTTCCTTAATAAGCTCAAGCGCCATTTACAATACAGACTTCCAGCTTTGGAAGATACTCCTTATACATTTGACTTTAATTAGGTGGTAAACATAGGATTCGTTTATTTTCAGCCCTGTTTCTGTGTCactttcctttaaaaaatactGCAAACCATCTTTTAAAAATGACAATGGAAtatcaatttattttcatttgtgttgaatattattttgttatttaggAAGAAGCCACATAATTCACTATATTAAATACTCCAAATATGTTCCTAAATTGTAAATTACAGTCAGacttgtttgtgtgtcagcACATACACTTCATtcagctttttattttgcacttcCACTTGTCACcacactgtgggtcagtggttagcaggtccgtctttcaatcagggggttggcggttcaacccccgccctagtcgatgtgtccttgagcaagactcttAACCCTGAATAGCTCAACGTAGTGTCTATGGTTAATGAATGTAGCATGATTGTAATTCGCTTTCGATAAAAGCGCCAGCTAAATGTAATCTAAGAACCACATGGTGCCCCGATGTCCACATACAGCGCAGCGTGAACAACACGACTGAGTCGttatgtttcttatgtttttgcGTCAGCAGATGGAGTTCAGGACTCTCTTCTGCTACATCTGGAAatcaatggaaaaaaaatagtCCAGCTGACGTagatatatttctatttatgcCTTCATTCGTCCTCACATGGAGCCACTTCATTGAACTGATTCTGATGGAAACACCGGAGAGCCACTTGCTGGTCCCCGCGGGGGGTAGATGTGACATTTCCATGACATTATACTTAGCAAAACCTTTTCCTCTCTAATCACTACATGGTTAGCGTTGCTataattaaacaaattaaatgggAACAAAACAAGTAGATTCTAGTGTTGATAAGCTGCTGATGTAACAAAGagatttcctcttttttttcatatttatttactgATGTATAATCAGGATGATGATTGATTTGGTCCAGATGATTAATACGATATAGAAGATTGGCATCATTTAGTTATTTTCTTATCAGTGGACTTAGAGTCAGCTGGCTATATGATtaaataaacatacaaacaaTACTTTAATATCTACTGTAGATATGATCATGAGGAGCTTTGTGAGGTGAtattgaaaatgtaattatgGTCACTCCATCCTTTACATTTATAttcaattaaaacatttttgttttgtgaattCTTCAACCTAAATGTCTGATACAGTATTTTTCAATATCAGACAGAAATACTTTTAGTGTGTTGTAACTCTTCAGAAACAaaccagtttttattttttaatagtgAGCACTGCAAAAGCGACATGATGGGACTGGAATgcgctgtgtctgtgtgcgctgTGGGCGTTGGGGACAAAAGGCACCGCCTGGGAGCTGCTCTGCTTGGACACTTAAACCAGCACAGCTCTttgatctacacacacacacatctcgtaGCCTCGTCTTTAAGCAACAATTCTCAGTTCGATCCAGATGACGGGATAGTGGTAATAATGAGGTTTACGTCAACAAAACGACAGACGGAGAGACGTTATGGAGGGGAAGGAGCAGGCAGGAATATTGCAGTGGGGGGGAAAAGATGGCTGCTGAGCTGTGCGAGGCTGCAGCAGAGAGAAAGGCCTGCTGGAAAGAACAGCTAGTCACAGCCGTGACAGCCAGAGCAGCCTGACGTAGAAAGTAAATGAAGGTTAAATACAGACAAATATGAACAATATACAACACAGAGCCCCTCTCAGCGACGGCACTTTAATACACGTGTTTCATGACCACCTGGAATCCTGTGTAAAACCACAATCTCAGTCGTGTGAATGTAAAACAACAATGGTGGAAACATGCAAGCGAGTCAGCCACTCCTCACCCTCTTGCCTCTGTCCCTCTCCAGCCACTAGCCAaaccttctctccttccttccttccatcctggAACAGACACAGTCGCGACACGACTAACCCACAAAAAGAAAGCCACCCGCCCCACCCTgccgggaggaggaaggaaaaaccGTCTGCTTCTCCCCAGCCATGCAAAGGCCCGGGACACGGGGTCAGGTTACATCCAGCGGTCTGGTGAGTGGTGCTGGGTCCCGCGTAAAGGATCCTCCTCCGTCGTCCTCTGCACCACTcgcagcacacagacacacagacggagAGATCGTGCtcttgcatgagtgtgtgtgtgtgtgtgtgtgtgtgtacgtgagggCTCCCGGCTGCAGATTGACAAATTCCCAGTCGGCCACGTCCCCCCTGCCCCTCATCCCTTCCCAAATCTCCCTGCCCCCCCCCGTCGCTATGAGCCGAGCTGCGTAGCACGTCGCCATCCAGCGAGCAGCGAGCAGCAGGGTCTGTGTCCCGGTGTCCAGGAGCCGAGCTGTGAAGCGCCGCCATGGAGCAGTCGGGGCTATCTCTATCCTCTCAGTGGAGCACAGAGACGGGCATTGTTCCCGTCCAGCCTCCCTCAAACCGGTTTCATCCGGTTCTGGTCACCCAACAAAAAAAGCCCCGTGCTGCAGTACGGCCTCAGAAACACGCGGGCAGGAGCGGCGTTGCTCCCCTCCCTGGAAGCGCTGCAGCGTTTGTTTCACTAAACTACAGGAATCTCGTCGTGGATTTTTAGTGAAGCAAGTGTTTTTATAAACGGGTGCGACGATGCGCGACGCGAGGCGCCGTCGGGGCGAGCGCGGATGACTTGACACTTACAAATACGGCACGACGGGAGAGAAGACGATGCAAATCCCACACTGTGGACACAAAGTAGGTGACATGAGATGAGCTTGAAAAGCAAAAattgaaaaaggaagaaacaaagTGAGGTAACCGTGGTTCTAGTGGAAACTCGGTCGGGTAGCTCGGCCCGTTCCTCCCCCGGTGGTCTCGCCACGGACACTCTGGTTGTCTTCAGACTTACATGCAGCCCGCAGCAGCAATGGGGGAAACAGGCCATTCGGGTACCCAGATCCCCATCAAACACACGCCCACGTATgccaccacagagacacacatcaacatcaacatgcaCGTTCATGCATACGTAGAGGTAAATGTGGCATACCCGTGTCTGATTTTTTTCCACCCTGTGAgattttcaggaaaaaaagaaatcttcCTGTCGAGGCCTCAGCACCTGCCTTTACTCAGCCCCAACCATTCCagtccccatcctcctcctcctcctcctcctcctcttccccttcccctccccctcttcccacTTTCTTTCATTGGGTCAGTCCTGGATTTTAGTCCCAGTCCAGGCCtcgctttttttttctccagaagccaccaccaccaccactacggCCGTGCATGAAGGGACGGAGAGAAAAATGGGGCAGTGTTCAGCAGGCGAATCAGGCCTTTTGTCTGTGCCTGTGCAGGGGGGCGAGGGGACTCTCCACTCTGGCACcggagcagcagcggcagcagctggtgcagagaaagaaaagagagagagagagagaggga
The window above is part of the Pseudoliparis swirei isolate HS2019 ecotype Mariana Trench chromosome 15, NWPU_hadal_v1, whole genome shotgun sequence genome. Proteins encoded here:
- the znf532 gene encoding zinc finger protein 532, with amino-acid sequence MTMGDMKTPDFDDLLAAFDIPDMVDPKAAIESGSHDDHVDHDGRLKHLSGGVTSGEDESHDPSTGLDVGISVIVKNIRKADTREHGGTISEDGHFHPQSPSVDIGNGLHHSFLATIHLDTQCTRNGWNTPIQEAQSVNNHSPTFNQFSPISSAEEFDDDDDTIEVDDPMDKQGCQSTFICTTKTEEQHPKSPASLDNASKPTANRDRKPVQHKDTDGTLGCFQSSKLPQSSLPEGEILKRILKSQDQECMETGEPMGLIDESSMSQVTAKTSAKLSSCIAAIVALSAKKADPTDVGVSYSPPTQNESSPADPNPRAVEKPHEQESALEFAKRLLTRQPDSPSSVISEGSSKGSPASSTDTTPVIPKVRIKTIKTSSGQIKRMVTRVASEFGPEGLKRRESRVSVMETTSAMFSSPTMPSLPITVLATTGGPSIEITKKMTIKPVATAFLPVSAVKAAGSKIIKLKLANNTTVKATVIPAASMQSASSAILKAAHAMQQQTVMVPASRLANAKCVPKMVQLRKLNFLPQIVSSAVSDLKKALSSSKQPQQMKQHTILAGRATKKVSRIQVFNSSQSSVVDAFNKVLSSINPVPVYVPNLSPPTSACISLPSRGYKCLECGDSFALEKSLAHHFERRSVRIEVTCNHCAESLLFYNKCSLLSHARGHKDKGAIMQCSHLILKPIPADQMITTSPSPDPPNITSATSTSQPQAATQIPGRVAGSGSQSTVISAPCSAPLVAAMPLEDDAPKICRHNLKCLECNKMFQDASLLALHHQQAQDSSGQKTCTICQMLLPNQCSFLSHQRIHQHKSPYICPECGASCRSVHFQSHVTKNCLHYTRRVGYRCIHCSVVFADAATVKSHIQSSHCELFYKCPLCPMAFKSAPGTHSHVNTQHPGMKTGEPKLIYKCSMCDTVFTLQSLLHSHFDQHIVNWKVPVFKCPDCSAHYAQKQLMLDHIKAIHGTLKTIEGPPNLGINLPLSTKPTNSNSTNSPSKNNNNKDGGSDKGQDQGEKKPSPLKKANSNGSVALKNPPSSGYTCGDCSSLLGSREVFVAHMRRQHGKILKKHPCRQCEKSFSSSHSLCRHNRLKHKGQRKVYSCPHCPALRPPFTKRVLLDQHIRLMHGVKDPGGKPVNSDHMEAPPDKDTTLSPKRKQAEEEGSPGLNSRGTDSQPLKRLKVNILKVHKCAVCGFATEDTAAFHEHIPQHKSDGSSHQCPECGPCFTSRRSLSRHLFIVHRLKEPQGLGRYAGRGKDDDESRRENQLDVADGTPSTKCKVCGSMFETEGNLNTHMRTHGMAFIKSKRLSVADK